One Alnus glutinosa chromosome 13, dhAlnGlut1.1, whole genome shotgun sequence genomic window, TTGaaattatatactatattttttattcgCCAAGACACTGCAATTTCAAATGAATTTTGAACTAGAAATGGAAACATGGAATTTTGAAACTTTCTCACTGGATAAGTCTTCGTCCAGAATGTAATGTTATTGAGGCAAGAGGGAATTTGGCCTGAAACATGATTATCAGAGATATCAAAAACTTGCAAATATTTCATTTGACAGATTCCTCGGAGTAGGTGACCTTCAAAGCGATTTCCATTAAAAATAACTATAGACAAACTGGGATGATCATACAACCACTTTGGAATATTACCAGACAAGTGATTGTTTTGAACATCTAAGATTAACAAAATGGGACTGTTTGATATTGTGGGTGCGATGACTCCTTCAAAGTGATTGTTGCCAAGTAGTAAACACTCCAACCATGTCATGTTGGAGTTCCTTGGGAGCATTTCTCCTTGCAATTTATTGTTTGATAGATCTAGATATTCTAGGTTGGTGCCATTTCTAGTCAAACTTTGTGGCAATGTACCTGAGAACATGTTATAAGAAAGATCTAATACTTCAAGAGTCAAATTACCAAATGACCAAGGGATTTTGCCTTCTAATGCATTTGAGGACATGTTAACTTGACGCAAGTGTGGAAGAACATGTCCAACATATTCCGGAAGACAACCTTTGACGCGATTATCAGATATGTCAAAAACCTCAAGTGATGAAGTTCGATTAGCAAAGCAATCAAGAAAAAAGCCATCAATTTTGTTGCTTCCCAAGAATAGATGTCCTATGCTTGTGTTGAAAAACAACTCACAAGGTATGCTTCCCTCTATTGCGGTGTTAGACAACGCCAGCTGAGCCAAGGAAGATTGGGAGGAGATAAAACTTGGGAAAACGTGACCATTCTTCTTGTTGATGTTGCAGCTCTCCAAGCCCAGACTTCCTAGTTGAAATGTTGGGACCCATGAGGGAGACTCGGTTTCAACTTCCAAATCGTAGTTTCCAGAAAGATCAAGGTCTTTGAGACTTGAAGCATTGGCAAAaatggaaaatgataaaaccccATCTAATTGATTATACGAAACATCAAACCACTCAATCTTGCTTTGTTTTGAGAATATTGATGGAGGTAGATTACCATGAAGGCGATTATTCAATAGAAAAAGtctttgaagattttgaatCATCCCAAGACAAGAGGGAAAAACGCCTTCCAATTCATTACTCTCAAGAAACAGTTCTGTCAGATATTTTAGTCGCTTCAATTCGCAAAAAGCTGCAACAAAGTAAGtttgagaaatgagtgtagaaaTAATTTGCAGGTATAAATGGTAGGATCGAGTAGCGAGTAAATATTTATTTCAAGAAATTTAGTCTAACTGGCTTTAATTGGCCAAGTATGAGAAGCAAATTAAGCACAACATGCATGAAAACCCATctactttcttttctctctggTTTAGCAAATagtggaaaagaaaacaaaaacaaatcgGCACGCTGAACAGTGAACAATGTAATTTGGAACTTGATGAATTAGTGAATACGAATTGAGTTGGAAGTAAGAGAGCAAATATAATTGAATAAAGCACCTATAGATAGATAAACAAATCATGGATAAATCAAGTAAGAGTTCTCACGTTGAAGGCCCCCTCCAATTTGCATGTCTCTAAGATCCAGTCTTTCCAGTTCCTCAAATAATGTGAACCAGGTTACATTTGGATATCATGTACTTGATGTGACGTTGTCCAAAGTGATACGGTTAACTCCCCCATTTCTACCGTAACACAAAACTTGAAAAGCTTCACAACAATTCCTTCCGTTCCAGTCTGCAAAGGCTATACCATTAGTGGAGTTTCTGATCTCCAAGAGAGCTTTGTTTTGCTCTTCACTGCAACCTTTGCCACAAGCCAAAGGGAAAAAAGTGATTGCCATAACCCAAAGAAAAATGACAGTATTGCCAAAACAAGTCTTCATTTCTAAGAGATTCTCAAATGAATAGTTATGCTTCTTCATCGTAccatattttaaatgaattgcAGAACGGTGGGGACCCGAAGAAGCAGCCAGAACGCAAAGCAGGTAAGCTGCGGAGTGGGGCCACGTGGAGCACTTAAAGCAAGTAGGGCCCAGGGATTGCTTTTGAGAATCAAAGGACGCCGTAGGATTGGGAGTCAACTGGTCACATGACCCCACTTTTTGTCACATGACCCCGTATCAGACAGTATCACTTTTTGTCATATGACCCACATTTTTGTCACATGACCCCGTGTCAGACGGTATCACTTTTTGTCACATAACCCCGTATCAGACTACAGTCTGTTACAAATTCAAACACTCCATGTCAAGGGTTGGCCTCATGTTGGCTGAAAATTCCACTTTTACCCAtgcttttttataaattggaaGACGGTGCACAAGCTGATTTTTGCAAggaaattattttccatgactggggtaaaatggaaaaaaatatcAGGCGCGTTGAAGAAGCTTCACACTTGCCAAAAGCCCACACCTGCCAAAAGCATGGG contains:
- the LOC133854680 gene encoding receptor-like protein 56, whose amino-acid sequence is MQIGGGLQPFCELKRLKYLTELFLESNELEGVFPSCLGMIQNLQRLFLLNNRLHGNLPPSIFSKQSKIEWFDVSYNQLDGVLSFSIFANASSLKDLDLSGNYDLEVETESPSWVPTFQLGSLGLESCNINKKNGHVFPSFISSQSSLAQLALSNTAIEGSIPCELFFNTSIGHLFLGSNKIDGFFLDCFANRTSSLEVFDISDNRVKGCLPEYVGHVLPHLRQVNMSSNALEGKIPWSFGNLTLEVLDLSYNMFSGTLPQSLTRNGTNLEYLDLSNNKLQGEMLPRNSNMTWLECLLLGNNHFEGVIAPTISNSPILLILDVQNNHLSGNIPKWLYDHPSLSIVIFNGNRFEGHLLRGICQMKYLQVFDISDNHVSGQIPSCLNNITFWTKTYPVRKFQNSMFPFLVQNSFEIAVSWRIKNIVYNFKGAPLWLMTGIDMSSNQLTGCIPSEMGELSLLRFLNLSNNFLTGPIPNSFRNLKNVESLDLSHNKLSQKIPYELVGLTSLSTFSVAYNNLSGRIPFERQFSTFKMQCYDGNPNLCGDPLPRKCSITNGLEPEHKSQSKDKEEGTSIIDSPLFFYAFVFVSYAFGFWVFFGILIIKKSWRHNYFRVVDKFIESCFEMLSKYW